A region from the Sphingomonas sp. S2-65 genome encodes:
- the mtaB gene encoding tRNA (N(6)-L-threonylcarbamoyladenosine(37)-C(2))-methylthiotransferase MtaB produces MPTPQPRVINMGCRLNLAEGETIRTILGERGTIVVNSCAVTNEAVKQTRQAIRRARREQPEAEIVVTGCAAQIDPASFAAMPEVTRVIGNVEKLDPLAWAAATPVQVQDIMAVRATAPHLAASFSTHARAFVEVQNGCDHRCTFCAIPQGRGNSRSVPAGAVIDRIAALAESHSEIVLTGVDLTSYGPDLPGTPSLGQLVERILHHVPQLRRLRLSSLDGVEIDDRLFALLTQEPRLMPHVHLSLQAGDDLVLKRMKRRHLRADSVALIQRLKAARPELAVGADLIAGFPTESEAMFANTLALLDDCDIVHAHIFPYSPRAGTPAAHMPQVEPALVKARAARLRARAAERRAAWLCSLIGTSQAVLVERPGERGHAGNFAEVRLPQSPVGSIQQVTIVDASDTGLIASLSGASRAQEPMTEIHA; encoded by the coding sequence ATGCCCACTCCTCAGCCTCGCGTGATCAACATGGGCTGCCGCCTCAACCTGGCGGAGGGCGAGACCATCCGCACCATCCTGGGCGAACGCGGCACGATCGTGGTCAACAGCTGCGCCGTCACCAACGAAGCCGTCAAGCAAACCCGCCAGGCAATCCGCCGCGCCCGCCGCGAGCAGCCCGAGGCGGAGATCGTCGTCACCGGCTGCGCCGCGCAGATCGATCCGGCCAGCTTCGCGGCGATGCCCGAGGTCACCCGCGTGATCGGCAATGTCGAAAAGCTCGATCCTCTCGCCTGGGCGGCCGCCACACCGGTGCAGGTCCAGGACATCATGGCCGTCCGCGCCACCGCGCCACACCTCGCCGCCAGCTTCTCCACCCATGCCCGCGCCTTTGTCGAAGTGCAGAATGGCTGCGACCATCGCTGCACCTTCTGCGCGATTCCCCAGGGCCGCGGCAACAGCCGCTCGGTGCCCGCCGGCGCAGTGATCGACCGCATCGCCGCGCTCGCCGAGAGCCATTCGGAGATCGTCCTCACCGGCGTCGACCTCACCAGCTACGGCCCCGACCTGCCCGGCACCCCGTCGCTCGGCCAGCTGGTCGAGCGCATCCTCCACCACGTGCCCCAGCTGCGCCGCCTCCGCCTCTCGTCCCTCGACGGCGTGGAGATCGACGACCGCCTCTTCGCCCTGCTGACGCAGGAGCCGCGGCTCATGCCCCACGTCCACCTCTCGCTCCAGGCAGGCGACGACCTCGTCCTCAAGCGCATGAAGCGCCGCCACCTGCGCGCCGACAGCGTCGCCTTGATCCAGCGCCTCAAGGCGGCACGCCCCGAGCTCGCAGTCGGCGCAGACCTGATCGCGGGTTTCCCCACCGAAAGCGAGGCGATGTTCGCCAACACGCTCGCGCTGCTCGACGACTGCGACATCGTCCACGCCCACATCTTTCCCTACTCCCCCCGCGCGGGCACCCCCGCCGCGCACATGCCCCAGGTCGAACCCGCCCTGGTCAAGGCACGCGCCGCCCGCTTGCGCGCCCGCGCCGCAGAGCGCCGCGCCGCCTGGCTGTGCAGCCTGATCGGCACCAGCCAGGCCGTCCTGGTCGAGCGCCCGGGCGAGCGCGGCCATGCCGGCAATTTCGCCGAAGTCCGCCTGCCGCAAAGCCCCGTCGGCTCGATCCAGCAGGTGACGATCGTCGACGCGAGCGATACAGGGCTGATCGCCAGCCTTTCCGGCGCTTCCCGCGCCCAAGAACCGATGACAGAGATCCACGCATGA
- a CDS encoding putative bifunctional diguanylate cyclase/phosphodiesterase, which translates to MSGDLNEDLNLQSNAPRANLLTGAISVAAILLFVGTGSSVLTQTVQYYVQGGQPADRQLVVALLLNVALILFGWRRHQALSQEVRVRTAAEERAQLLASRDPLTGFLNRRSLAEEGAAMFARAERRRKAMALIMLDLDHFKTINDMHGHAVGDSLLRAVATEIAAILPPLSLTARLGGDEFACGFLFDCGEPSVVERIAEKLVSRLAQPFEADGFHLHVSCSVGVARSDFDCPSIDALTRSADIAMYQAKKAGRNRYAWFDQSMERDLQARNELESGLRLAIPRQEVVPYFEQQIDLTTGRLHGFEVLARWEHPTRGMISPEQFIPIAEETGLIAELSLSIMRQAFHAARDWDPSLSVSINISPWQLRDAWLAQKIIKTLTETGFPANRLEVEITESSLFDNLPLAQSIVGSLKNQGIRIALDDFGTGYSSLAHLRALPFDRIKIDKSFVISLNESADSLAIVNAIVSLGASLNLPITAEGVEDAAIEERLRAMGCAKAQGWHYGRPLSQAGVRRLLAERRLLQQPNFPAAATENAPPVRRVAL; encoded by the coding sequence ATGTCGGGCGATTTGAACGAGGATCTGAACCTGCAATCCAATGCGCCGCGCGCCAATCTCCTTACCGGCGCGATCAGCGTGGCGGCTATTCTGCTCTTCGTCGGCACCGGTAGTTCGGTTCTGACTCAGACGGTGCAATATTACGTGCAGGGCGGCCAGCCCGCGGATCGGCAATTGGTCGTGGCGCTGCTGCTCAATGTCGCCTTGATCCTGTTCGGCTGGCGCCGCCATCAGGCGCTGAGCCAGGAAGTGCGCGTACGCACCGCTGCGGAGGAGCGGGCCCAGCTCCTCGCCAGCCGCGACCCGCTGACTGGTTTCCTCAACCGCCGCAGCCTTGCCGAGGAGGGCGCGGCGATGTTCGCCCGCGCCGAGCGCCGCCGCAAGGCGATGGCGCTGATCATGCTCGACCTCGACCATTTCAAGACGATCAACGACATGCACGGCCACGCCGTCGGCGATAGCCTGCTGCGCGCGGTCGCCACCGAGATCGCGGCGATCCTGCCGCCGCTGTCGCTTACCGCGCGTCTGGGTGGGGACGAGTTCGCCTGCGGCTTCCTCTTCGACTGCGGCGAGCCCAGCGTCGTCGAGCGGATCGCGGAAAAGCTGGTCAGCCGCCTCGCCCAGCCGTTCGAGGCCGACGGCTTTCACCTCCATGTCAGCTGCTCGGTGGGCGTCGCGCGCTCGGACTTCGACTGCCCCAGCATCGACGCGCTGACGCGCTCGGCCGACATCGCGATGTACCAGGCCAAGAAGGCCGGACGGAACCGCTATGCCTGGTTCGATCAGTCGATGGAGCGCGATCTCCAGGCGCGCAACGAACTCGAATCCGGCCTGCGCCTCGCCATTCCGCGCCAGGAAGTGGTCCCGTATTTCGAGCAGCAGATCGACCTCACCACCGGCCGCCTCCACGGTTTCGAAGTGCTCGCCCGCTGGGAGCATCCCACGCGCGGCATGATCAGTCCCGAACAGTTCATCCCGATCGCCGAGGAAACCGGCCTGATCGCCGAATTGTCGCTGTCGATCATGCGTCAGGCGTTCCATGCCGCGCGCGACTGGGATCCGTCGCTCAGCGTGTCGATCAACATCTCGCCCTGGCAGCTGCGCGACGCCTGGCTGGCGCAGAAGATCATCAAGACGCTGACCGAGACCGGCTTCCCCGCCAACCGGCTGGAGGTCGAGATCACCGAAAGCTCGTTGTTCGACAATCTCCCGCTCGCCCAGTCGATCGTCGGCAGCCTGAAGAACCAGGGCATCCGCATCGCGCTGGACGATTTCGGCACCGGTTATTCCTCGCTAGCCCATTTGCGCGCGCTGCCGTTCGATCGCATCAAAATCGACAAAAGCTTCGTCATTTCGCTCAACGAAAGCGCGGATTCGCTCGCGATCGTCAACGCGATCGTGTCTTTGGGCGCCAGCCTCAACCTGCCGATCACCGCCGAGGGGGTCGAGGATGCCGCGATCGAGGAGCGGCTGCGCGCGATGGGCTGTGCCAAGGCGCAGGGCTGGCATTATGGCCGCCCGCTGTCCCAGGCCGGCGTCCGCCGCCTCCTCGCCGAGCGCCGGCTGTTGCAACAGCCCAACTTCCCCGCCGCGGCGACCGAGAACGCCCCGCCGGTCCGCCGCGTCGCGCTTTAG
- the ffh gene encoding signal recognition particle protein, whose translation MFDSLSDRLGGVFDRLRGRGALTEADVRTAMREVRIALLEADVALPVARSFVEKITEQAIGQNVLRSVTPGQQVVKIVHDGLIDMLGSDTAELEIDVTPPAVIMMVGLQGSGKTTTTAKIARLLKKQGKKVMMASLDVNRPAAQEQLAVLGTQIEVTTLPIVAGQQPVDIGRRALQSAKLQGFDVVMLDTAGRLHVDQALMDEMKAVSDIARPQETLLVVDSLTGQDAVNVASNFSEQVPLTGVVLTRMDGDARGGAALSMRAVTGKPIKFAGMGEKLDQIEPFHPKRVAGRILGMGDVVSLVERAAESIQQEDAERMANRLAKGQFDMNDLRSQLQQMRNMGGLGALAGMIPGMKKAQAAMAGGAMDEKILLRMDAMITSMTVKERGKPELINAKRKIRIAKGSGTTVQDVNKLLKMHLEMQTAMKKLRKMGGLKGMLGMLGKGGPGGGMAGLGNALGGAEMGDMMGKIGGGLPGLPGGAKLPPGFENILKKK comes from the coding sequence ATGTTCGACAGTTTGAGCGATCGGTTAGGCGGCGTATTCGACCGGCTCCGCGGGCGTGGCGCGCTCACCGAGGCCGATGTCCGCACCGCGATGCGCGAAGTTCGGATCGCGCTGCTGGAAGCGGACGTGGCGCTTCCGGTCGCGCGCAGCTTCGTCGAGAAGATCACCGAGCAGGCGATCGGCCAGAACGTGCTGCGTTCGGTGACGCCGGGCCAGCAGGTCGTGAAGATCGTCCATGACGGCCTGATCGACATGCTGGGTTCGGATACCGCCGAGCTCGAGATCGACGTCACCCCGCCCGCCGTCATCATGATGGTGGGTCTGCAGGGTTCAGGTAAGACCACCACCACCGCCAAGATCGCCCGGCTGCTCAAGAAGCAGGGCAAGAAGGTGATGATGGCGTCGCTGGACGTCAATCGCCCGGCTGCGCAGGAACAGCTGGCGGTGCTCGGCACCCAGATCGAAGTCACGACGCTGCCGATCGTCGCCGGCCAGCAGCCGGTGGATATCGGACGGCGCGCGCTGCAATCGGCGAAGCTCCAGGGCTTCGACGTGGTGATGCTCGATACCGCGGGACGGCTGCACGTCGACCAGGCGCTGATGGACGAGATGAAGGCGGTGTCCGACATCGCCCGTCCGCAGGAAACGCTGCTGGTCGTCGATAGCCTGACCGGCCAGGACGCAGTGAACGTCGCGTCCAACTTCTCCGAGCAGGTGCCGCTGACCGGCGTCGTGCTGACCCGGATGGACGGCGATGCGCGCGGTGGCGCGGCGCTGTCGATGCGCGCGGTCACCGGCAAGCCGATCAAGTTCGCCGGCATGGGCGAAAAGCTGGACCAGATCGAGCCGTTCCACCCCAAGCGGGTGGCCGGGCGGATCCTGGGCATGGGCGACGTCGTCAGCCTGGTCGAGCGCGCCGCGGAGTCGATCCAGCAGGAAGACGCCGAGCGGATGGCGAACCGGCTCGCCAAGGGCCAGTTCGACATGAACGACCTGCGCAGCCAGTTGCAGCAGATGCGCAACATGGGCGGGCTGGGCGCGCTTGCCGGCATGATTCCGGGCATGAAGAAGGCCCAGGCGGCGATGGCCGGCGGGGCGATGGACGAGAAGATCCTGCTGCGCATGGACGCGATGATCACGTCGATGACGGTGAAGGAGCGCGGCAAGCCCGAGCTGATCAACGCCAAGCGCAAGATCCGCATCGCCAAGGGCAGCGGCACCACGGTTCAGGACGTCAACAAGCTGCTCAAGATGCATCTCGAGATGCAGACGGCGATGAAGAAGCTGCGCAAGATGGGCGGCCTGAAGGGCATGCTGGGCATGCTTGGCAAGGGTGGTCCGGGCGGCGGCATGGCCGGGCTGGGCAACGCGCTGGGCGGCGCCGAAATGGGCGACATGATGGGCAAGATCGGCGGCGGGCTTCCCGGCCTTCCCGGTGGCGCCAAGCTGCCGCCCGGTTTCGAGAACATCCTGAAGAAGAAGTAA
- the rpsP gene encoding 30S ribosomal protein S16, giving the protein MALSMRLSRGGSKKRPYYRIVIADARSPRDGKFIEKIGTYNPLLAKDAADRLKLDTERAAHWLKMGAQPTDRVARFLDTTGVKERSARNNPNKGVPGEKAKERAEERAEKARAAEEAANAPAEAPAEETAEA; this is encoded by the coding sequence ATGGCTCTCTCTATGCGTCTCTCGCGCGGCGGTTCCAAGAAGCGTCCGTACTACCGGATCGTCATCGCGGATGCGCGTTCGCCGCGCGACGGCAAGTTCATCGAGAAGATCGGCACCTATAACCCGCTGCTCGCCAAGGATGCGGCCGACCGCCTGAAGCTCGACACCGAGCGCGCCGCGCACTGGCTGAAGATGGGCGCGCAGCCGACCGACCGGGTCGCTCGCTTCCTCGACACCACCGGCGTCAAGGAGCGCAGCGCGCGCAACAACCCGAACAAGGGTGTCCCCGGCGAGAAGGCCAAGGAGCGCGCCGAGGAGCGTGCCGAGAAGGCACGGGCCGCCGAGGAGGCAGCCAATGCACCGGCCGAGGCTCCCGCCGAGGAAACCGCCGAGGCGTGA
- the rimM gene encoding ribosome maturation factor RimM (Essential for efficient processing of 16S rRNA), with translation MTSEKTVTLAAVIGAHGIAGEVRLKVFGDDLASYKSFNGGTLTLKSVRTGSNGAIARFAEVPDRNAAEALRGTTLTVPRSALPPLGEGEYYHADLLGLAAVDESGAALGQVVAIDDYGAGDVLEIEMADGKRFMVPMNAAAVPEWNAERLVVAEDFIER, from the coding sequence ATGACTTCCGAAAAGACGGTTACGCTTGCTGCCGTCATCGGCGCGCACGGCATTGCCGGAGAGGTGCGGCTGAAGGTCTTCGGCGACGACCTGGCCAGCTATAAGAGCTTCAATGGCGGCACGCTGACGCTCAAGAGCGTGCGCACCGGATCAAACGGGGCGATCGCCCGCTTCGCCGAAGTGCCCGACCGTAATGCCGCCGAAGCGCTGCGAGGAACGACGCTGACCGTGCCGCGCTCCGCTTTGCCGCCGCTGGGCGAAGGCGAATATTATCATGCCGACCTGCTCGGGCTGGCGGCGGTGGACGAGAGCGGCGCCGCGCTGGGGCAGGTGGTCGCGATCGACGATTATGGCGCGGGCGACGTGCTGGAGATCGAGATGGCGGACGGCAAGCGCTTCATGGTGCCGATGAACGCCGCGGCGGTGCCGGAGTGGAACGCCGAGCGGCTGGTGGTGGCCGAGGACTTTATCGAGCGGTGA
- a CDS encoding NAD(P)/FAD-dependent oxidoreductase, with protein MDDCIIIGAGPAGLTAAIYLARYHLKIRMFDSGSSRAALIPCTHNHAGYPDGISGKALLGLMLEQAEKYGATREQAEVTSLRVLDEGFAVRVGDREFAARSVLLATGVVNHRPDMPDDLHDEALQRGLLRYCPVCDGYEVTDKRVGVIGTGEHGMREALFIRGFTADLTMIAPEAHELDTALTDQLDDAGIARVDGPCGNWAIEGDQIAFDTARGRLSFDSVYPALGSRIRSRLAVQAGARAAEDGCLEVDDHQRTSVPGLFAAGDVAKGLDQISHAMGEAGVAATTIRNTLNEQKPIRR; from the coding sequence ATGGACGACTGCATCATCATCGGCGCAGGACCCGCCGGGCTCACCGCCGCGATCTACCTCGCGCGCTACCACCTCAAGATCCGGATGTTCGATTCCGGATCGAGCCGGGCGGCGCTGATCCCGTGCACGCACAACCATGCCGGCTATCCAGACGGCATTTCCGGCAAGGCGCTGCTGGGGCTCATGCTGGAACAGGCCGAGAAATATGGCGCCACCCGCGAACAGGCCGAAGTCACCAGCCTGCGCGTCCTCGACGAAGGCTTCGCGGTACGCGTCGGCGATCGCGAGTTCGCCGCACGCTCGGTCCTGCTCGCCACCGGCGTGGTCAATCACCGCCCGGACATGCCCGACGACCTCCACGACGAGGCGCTGCAACGCGGCCTGCTGCGCTATTGCCCGGTGTGCGACGGCTATGAAGTCACCGACAAGCGCGTCGGCGTGATCGGCACCGGCGAGCACGGCATGCGCGAAGCGCTGTTCATCCGCGGCTTCACGGCCGACCTCACCATGATCGCCCCCGAAGCCCATGAACTCGACACCGCCCTGACCGACCAACTCGACGACGCCGGCATCGCCCGCGTCGACGGCCCCTGCGGCAATTGGGCGATCGAGGGCGACCAGATCGCCTTCGACACTGCCAGGGGCCGCCTGTCGTTCGACAGCGTCTACCCCGCGCTCGGCTCCCGCATTCGTTCGCGCCTCGCAGTCCAGGCCGGCGCCCGCGCAGCGGAGGATGGCTGCCTCGAGGTCGACGATCACCAGCGCACCTCGGTGCCCGGCCTGTTCGCCGCCGGCGACGTTGCCAAGGGCCTCGACCAGATCAGCCACGCCATGGGCGAAGCCGGCGTAGCCGCCACCACGATCCGCAACACCCTGAACGAGCAAAAGCCGATCCGCCGCTAA
- a CDS encoding AbrB/MazE/SpoVT family DNA-binding domain-containing protein has protein sequence MGEEYRAKVFKSGNSVALRLPKALGIKEGTEMRVREEAGRFVVEPAEAPARKISLDGIWGAIPWLKPLSPEEREFEERELDWEGKLLKRD, from the coding sequence ATGGGCGAGGAATATCGCGCCAAGGTGTTCAAGTCGGGGAATTCGGTCGCGTTGCGGCTGCCCAAGGCACTGGGCATCAAGGAAGGCACGGAGATGCGCGTGCGCGAGGAAGCGGGGCGTTTCGTAGTGGAGCCGGCCGAGGCTCCGGCGCGCAAGATCAGCCTGGATGGGATTTGGGGTGCTATCCCGTGGTTGAAGCCGCTTTCGCCGGAAGAGCGAGAGTTCGAGGAGCGTGAACTCGACTGGGAAGGAAAGCTGCTGAAGCGTGACTGA
- a CDS encoding type II toxin-antitoxin system VapC family toxin, with amino-acid sequence MLDSNILIYVLRSVFPDLRRRIEAADVGTVATSSVAYAEVMLGAQAGGVAERAERVFSVVTVLPFDQAAARSYAALPFRRGRFDRLIAAHALSLGLTLVTNNEGDFADVPGLKLENWTL; translated from the coding sequence ATGCTCGACAGCAACATCCTCATCTATGTGCTGCGATCCGTGTTCCCAGATCTGCGGCGGCGGATCGAGGCCGCCGATGTCGGGACAGTGGCGACTTCGTCTGTCGCCTATGCCGAGGTCATGCTGGGCGCTCAGGCGGGCGGTGTGGCGGAACGGGCCGAGCGGGTGTTCAGCGTTGTTACCGTTCTACCTTTCGACCAGGCGGCGGCGCGCAGCTATGCGGCGCTGCCGTTCAGGCGGGGACGGTTCGACCGGCTTATTGCCGCCCATGCGCTTTCGTTGGGTTTGACGTTGGTGACGAACAACGAGGGCGACTTTGCCGACGTGCCCGGCCTCAAACTTGAGAATTGGACGCTGTGA
- the trmD gene encoding tRNA (guanosine(37)-N1)-methyltransferase TrmD: MTFAATILTLYPEMFPGPLGLSLAGRGLREGLWSLETVQIRDFAADKHRTVDDTPAGGGAGMVLRADVLGAALDSVAPGRPVLAMTPRGAPLTQERVRGLAAGPGVTVLCGRFEGFDERLLEARAVEQVSIGDYILSGGEMAALTLLDACIRLIPGVMGAASSGMDESFETGLLEYPQYTRPVTWEGRTIPEVLRSGDHARIEAWRRAQAETDTRLRRPDLWERHEGARVQSPSGARQRNGKKT; the protein is encoded by the coding sequence GTGACTTTCGCTGCCACGATATTGACGCTGTATCCCGAGATGTTTCCCGGGCCGCTGGGGCTGTCGCTTGCGGGGCGGGGGCTGCGCGAGGGGCTGTGGAGCCTGGAGACGGTGCAGATCCGCGACTTTGCCGCCGACAAGCACCGCACCGTCGACGACACCCCGGCGGGCGGGGGTGCGGGGATGGTGCTGCGCGCCGATGTGTTGGGGGCGGCGCTGGACAGCGTGGCGCCGGGGCGGCCGGTGCTGGCGATGACGCCGCGCGGGGCCCCACTGACCCAGGAGCGCGTGCGGGGGCTGGCGGCGGGGCCGGGGGTGACGGTCCTGTGCGGGCGGTTCGAGGGGTTCGACGAGCGGCTGCTCGAGGCGCGCGCGGTCGAGCAGGTGTCGATCGGGGACTATATTCTCTCGGGCGGGGAGATGGCGGCGCTGACGCTGCTCGATGCTTGCATTCGGCTGATCCCTGGCGTAATGGGCGCGGCTTCAAGCGGCATGGACGAGAGCTTCGAAACGGGGCTGCTCGAATATCCGCAATATACCCGACCAGTGACATGGGAAGGGCGCACGATCCCCGAAGTGCTGCGATCGGGGGATCATGCGAGGATCGAAGCCTGGCGACGTGCCCAGGCCGAGACCGACACACGGCTAAGGAGGCCGGACCTTTGGGAGCGCCATGAGGGCGCTCGGGTCCAGTCTCCCTCTGGCGCGCGGCAACGAAACGGGAAAAAGACATGA
- the rplS gene encoding 50S ribosomal protein L19 — translation MNVIQTLEAEQIAKYTEAKKIPEFRPGDTVKVGVKVVEGERTRVQNFEGVCIARANRGMGSSFTVRKISFGEGVERVFPLYSPNIDSVEVVRRGVVRRAKLYYLRGRTGKSARIAERRDPRPTEVAAAE, via the coding sequence ATGAACGTCATCCAGACGCTCGAAGCCGAGCAGATCGCCAAGTACACCGAAGCGAAGAAGATTCCGGAATTCCGCCCGGGCGACACCGTCAAGGTCGGCGTCAAGGTCGTCGAAGGCGAGCGCACCCGCGTGCAGAACTTCGAAGGCGTGTGCATCGCCCGTGCCAACCGCGGCATGGGTTCGAGCTTCACCGTCCGCAAGATCTCGTTCGGCGAAGGCGTCGAGCGCGTGTTCCCGCTTTACTCGCCCAACATCGATTCGGTCGAAGTCGTGCGCCGCGGTGTCGTGCGCCGCGCCAAGCTGTACTATCTGCGTGGCCGCACCGGTAAGTCGGCGCGTATCGCCGAGCGCCGCGACCCGCGTCCGACCGAGGTCGCCGCAGCCGAGTAA
- a CDS encoding PA2169 family four-helix-bundle protein translates to MTTNHDVSKLDDLIVTTIDSVRGYEHSAEHADAGRYAQFFADMAAERRQVVEALSARSRAEGGTPADYGSAAATIHRRWEDLRRVLGGGDKALLAEIERGEDYLKEEFDRVRKDDRMSPESLNVVEQCYQSVLRGHDRARALRDQFQAAD, encoded by the coding sequence ATGACCACCAACCACGACGTTTCCAAGCTCGACGACCTGATCGTCACCACGATCGACAGCGTCCGCGGCTACGAACATTCCGCCGAGCATGCCGACGCCGGCCGCTACGCCCAATTCTTCGCCGACATGGCCGCCGAGCGGCGTCAGGTCGTGGAGGCGCTCTCCGCCCGCAGCCGCGCCGAAGGCGGCACCCCCGCCGACTATGGCTCCGCTGCGGCCACCATCCACCGCCGTTGGGAAGACCTGCGCCGCGTGCTCGGGGGCGGCGACAAGGCGCTGCTGGCCGAAATCGAGCGCGGCGAGGATTACCTCAAGGAAGAGTTCGACCGCGTCCGCAAGGACGACCGCATGTCCCCTGAGAGCCTGAACGTGGTCGAGCAGTGCTACCAGTCGGTCCTGCGCGGCCACGACCGCGCCCGCGCACTGCGCGACCAGTTCCAGGCGGCGGACTGA